TGCGTTCAGGGTCTATCGCCAGATTTTCACCTGTGATGAAAGCCGTGTCAGCGTATGCAGAGGCCGGTGGTAAAGTACTTGGTATCTGTAATGGTTTCCAGATCCTTACAGAAGCGGGACTGCTTCCTGGTGCATTGAAACGCAACAACAATCTTCACTTCATCTCCAAACACCAATCGCTTTGTGTCATCAACAATGACAATGCATTTTTAAATAAATGTGAGAAAGGTGAAGTGTTGAACATCCCTATCGCTCATGCCGACGGAAACTATTATATTGATGAGGAAGGATTTAAAAAGCTTGAAAGCAACGGACAGATACTTCTTCGTTATTCAGATGAAAAAGGTAATCCTGTAGTGGTCAACGGTTCTGTGACCTCTATTGCCGGTGTATGTAACGAAGCCAAAAATGTATTTGGTCTTATGCCTCACCCTGAGCGTGCTTTAGAAGCGATACTTGGAAGTGAAGACGGTATACGTATGCTTCAAGGTTTTGAAGCATAATGCAACACTTTCGTTCTGTATGGCTCGTTGTAGCACTGCTATTCACCTATACTGCCCAACTCAGCGCACAGAACGAATTTAAATATAGTTATATGCCCAAAAAGGTATATGAAAACCAACTCTTCCCGGTAACCATTATCGCACCCGGTGAAGAAACTGAAAGTAAACGTCAATTCATTTTTGACAGATCAAGTAAAATACAGCCTCTTTTCAACGAACCGCTTACCATTCACAATGGTCCCGATAGTTTCTATACTTTCTATTTTAAAGCTTCAAATGCAGATATACGTATTCCCAGACTCTTCATCTCTTCTGAAAGCGGTGAGCACTCACTTGGACCCAATACGGTCCGTATAGAGTCTCTTGAACCACATGAAGGGTTCTGTCACGTACTTGCAGCCGATATGAAGGTAAAAAATTCGCAAGTCTCAAACTATGATGAGAAAAGCCATATAGTCACTCTCTCCATAGAAGCCTTTGAAGCCAACCTTGAAGATATGAAACTGGACAATGTGAAGGAGTCCGGCATAGAGAATGTCAAACGTGATTTTGCAAAAGTAGAGGCTGAATTTTACGTGGTGCTTCCTGTAGAAGAAAAACTGCTTAAATTTACCTATTTTAACACGATCAAAAGACAGTATGAATTTTTGGAAGTTCCTGTGGAAGTGGTGGATGCTTCGGTGACGACTCAGTCTGACCTGAATCCTAAGGAAGACAGCTTTGAAAAACTGAAAAAGTATACATTCATGTCTTTGGTCGGTTTCTTTTTTATCATGTTTTTATTTAGAAGAGATTTCTTCTATCTTGTTTTTGGTGTTGTTTCTCTTATCACCCTTCTGACGTTTTATATTCCCCATAAAAAAATATGTGTAAAACAGGGTGCCTCTCTTTATATTTTACCGACACAGACCAGTACTGTCAGTACGAAGATAGACCAGGAGCTTGACACTATGCTGTTGAGTGAACGCGAAGGCTTTAAAAAAGTGGAATACAAAGAAGGTATCATAGGATGGGTCAAAAATGAAGATCTTTGCGACCATTAGGTTTTACTGGGGTGCGTTTGTCATCTCTTTTAATACCGCTGTTTTTATGATACCTGCATTAATGTTGTTCGGTAAGTACAAAAGTACCATTGTACATCACATCAACCGTTTGACGCTTTTTATGATGGGTGGCAGACTGGCCCAGGAAGGCACGATGGACGCCAGTGCAGATATGTATGTCATGAACCACCAGGGGATCGTCGATATCATCGGTCTTGAAGCTTTACAGAACAACCATCTGCGCTGGGTTGCGAAGAAAGAGCTTTTTGAGACACCCTGGTTCGGCAATCTTTTACGTCACGGAGAGATGATCTCTCTTGACCGTCAAAATAAAGCCGGTTTGATAAAACTCATCAAAGATGTACAAGAGTCCAAAGAGGTCTATCATCGTCCTGTAGCGATATTCCCTGAAGGTACAAGAACCGACAAACAGCCTTTACTTCCTTTTAAACAAGGCACAAAGCTCATAGCCGAGAAGCTGGGGTTACGTATACAGCCCATCGTTATTACAGGCAGCAAATGGGTCTTGAATGAACATATCCGAACAGCCCACAGCGGCACCGTAAAATATACTTTTTTACCTAGTTTTACTGTAGAGAGTAATGACAAAGAGTGGTTTGATACACTCAGAGAGAACATGCAAAAGGTTATTGATGATGAGTATAGCAACAATCATTGCAGTCGCTAGCGGCGGTGCCATAGGGGCAACACTGAGACTCCTTATCAACGGAGCGGTCAATAAACATTTTATACATGCCCTTCCCTTAGGGACATTGGCAGTGAATTTCATAGGAAGTATGATCATAGGTATGCTTTTTGCTTATTTCCATATGAACACTTCACTGTCACCTCATGTAAAAACGTTTTTAGTGACAGGTATACTCGGTGCATTGACCACCTACTCTACCTTCGCTATAGAGAGCTTCTTTTTACTTGAAGCAGGACATTACCTACATGCCTTTGCCAACATGGCGCTTAACCTTTTTGGTACCATACTGCTTGCAGGTATCGGGTACCTTCTCATACTACAAATTTCAAAATAGGAAAAACATTGTCTACACTAAACGAAGAGATAGAAAAACACATTAAAAAGCTTGTACACCCGCTTAAAGATCCAGAAGAGCTGCTAGAAGTACTCAAGGTCAAACTGACCAAAAAAGAGTTCAAACTCCTAAGATCATGGGCAGAAGAAGTACCACAAAAAGAGATAATGACTGAGCTCAATCTTGATGAAGAGCGTTACGGTGAACTTTCCACAAAGCTCATCAAAAAGCTCAATCAGGAAAAGATCAAACAGGCAATGTGCCTCTAATCTACAAGATCAAAAACAAAGAGCACGCATTATAGAACATGTGAAGAAAGATACTGGCACCTATGTGTCCGTACTGCTCTTTGAAATACCCAAAGACCAAAGACGGTATAAATACCAGCATTGCCCATAACGGTGCATGGTGTACAAAGTGCATCGCAACAAAGAGCAGTGATGTCACAATGTTCGCTACCGATAGATACAAGAAAGATGGATACTGTTTTGTCTTCGCAGCGATAAACTCCTGGATCACCCCACGAAAAGCCAACTCCTCCACTACCGGATAAAATACGATCAAAAAGAACAGAGATGTAACATCGAAGTGCAAGAGATCAACATTAAAGATTTGGTGTTGAAATAGACTATTATGAAGAAGGACAAATAGCGGAGCAGCCAGGACAGCCGCTCCCAATTGTATATGTGTTTTATTCACAGGGAAGATTATTTGATAAATCTTCTTCTGAACGGATAGAGAAGTCCAAGTGCCATCATCACAAGGAACATCATATCGAAGTTTTTGCTGTCAGGGTTGTAAGTACAACCACCACCGCCACCGCTGCTAACAACCGTTGTAGTTGGTGCTGGAACTAGCTCCGGAGGCAATATAGGATCACCATTTGCATCAATATAGCTTGGAGCTGTCTGATCAGCTGCTACACGAGGTGTAATACGGATAGTAAACTTTCCATCGATATCTTGATTATTTCCAACATTCACTATATAATTCAATCCCAAGTTAAGGGTATCTTCGATCACACCGATTGAATATTGGGAACCTTCTTCATTTATATTCATAGCATCTAACTCTTCTGCTGTAGGTTCAGCCCAGTTATCAGCCTGTCCTTTATGCCATGCAGGAGCTGTACCTTCAGCTGCATCTGGTGCAGTACCCCAAAATGCTACAAGGTCAGCATCTGTTAACGGATCAGAGTCATGATCATAGAAGATACCGTACGGTGCCCATTTTGATGGCAACCACATGCCAAAGAGAGCTTCATAATTACTTCCCAGAGTTGTAGGGCCTCCTACAAGCGTTGGTGTATTATGTCCTGCTCTATCTACGACAAAACCTGCTCTTTTACTGTCAAAAAATCCATCAGTTGGGAA
The sequence above is drawn from the Sulfurovum sp. TSL1 genome and encodes:
- the mrtJ gene encoding JDVT-CTERM system glutamic-type intramembrane protease, translated to MNKTHIQLGAAVLAAPLFVLLHNSLFQHQIFNVDLLHFDVTSLFFLIVFYPVVEELAFRGVIQEFIAAKTKQYPSFLYLSVANIVTSLLFVAMHFVHHAPLWAMLVFIPSLVFGYFKEQYGHIGASIFLHMFYNACSLFLIL
- the crcB gene encoding fluoride efflux transporter CrcB, which translates into the protein MMSIATIIAVASGGAIGATLRLLINGAVNKHFIHALPLGTLAVNFIGSMIIGMLFAYFHMNTSLSPHVKTFLVTGILGALTTYSTFAIESFFLLEAGHYLHAFANMALNLFGTILLAGIGYLLILQISK
- the purQ gene encoding phosphoribosylformylglycinamidine synthase subunit PurQ — its product is MKVAVLRFPGTNCEFDTQYAFEKLGHATELVWHESEQLPEEIDLVVVPGGFSYGDYLRSGSIARFSPVMKAVSAYAEAGGKVLGICNGFQILTEAGLLPGALKRNNNLHFISKHQSLCVINNDNAFLNKCEKGEVLNIPIAHADGNYYIDEEGFKKLESNGQILLRYSDEKGNPVVVNGSVTSIAGVCNEAKNVFGLMPHPERALEAILGSEDGIRMLQGFEA
- a CDS encoding 1-acyl-sn-glycerol-3-phosphate acyltransferase, which translates into the protein MKIFATIRFYWGAFVISFNTAVFMIPALMLFGKYKSTIVHHINRLTLFMMGGRLAQEGTMDASADMYVMNHQGIVDIIGLEALQNNHLRWVAKKELFETPWFGNLLRHGEMISLDRQNKAGLIKLIKDVQESKEVYHRPVAIFPEGTRTDKQPLLPFKQGTKLIAEKLGLRIQPIVITGSKWVLNEHIRTAHSGTVKYTFLPSFTVESNDKEWFDTLRENMQKVIDDEYSNNHCSR